The region AAAGCTATGCCCGACGAATTTGCCAAACGGCGCGGTTACAGCCTCATTCCCTGGCTTCCGGTCCTGACGGGGCGGGTCGTGAAAAGCATTGACGCCAGTGAAAAGTTTCTGTGGGATTACCGCCGAACAATCGGCGAACTGATTTCCGACAACCATTACGACGTCATTGGCGATGCGCTGCACCAGCGGGGTATGAAACGCTATACGGAATCGCACGAAAACAAACGAATCTACCTGGCCGATGGTATGGACGTGAAACGAAACGCCGATATTCCCATGTCGGCTATGTGGACGCCCGGTAGTCTGGGGCAGGGGAGCAACGAAGAGCCCCGCAGCCAAGCCGATATTCGCGAGTCGGCATCGGTGGCGCATATTTACGGACAGAATCTGGTGGCGGCTGAGTCGATGACATCCGTGGGCAATGCATTCAGTTTCCACCCCGAGAAGTTGAAACGCACCGCCGATCTGGAAATGGCCTCCGGGCTGAACCGCTTTGTGGTGCATACCTCCGTACATCAGCCGCTGGACGATAAAATGCCCGGCTTCTCGCTGGGGCCCTTCGGGCAGTATTTTACCCGCCACGAAACCTGGGCCGAGCCCGCTAAAGCGTGGACCAGCTATCTGGGCCGGAGCTGTTTCCTGCTTCAGCAGGGCAAACCGGTTGTCGATGTGCTGTACTATTACGGGGAGAATAACAACATCACCCAGCTTTGCGCTACCAAACTGCCGGATTTTCCATCGGGCTACGAATATGATTTTGTGAATGCAACGGCACTCCGGACGGCCCTGCGTGTGGAAGGTGGGAAGATCGTGGCGAGGAGTGGTCAGCCGTACCGGTTGCTGGTGCTGGACGCGTCGGCGCGTTACATGACCCTGCCGACGTTAAAGAAGTTGGGCGAACTGGTTAAAGCTGGTATGCACGTAACGGGTACTAAGCCCGAGCAGTCGCCGAGCCTGAGCGATAATCCCGCGGAATTCACCGCCCTGGTGAACCAGATATGGAACCAGCCAACCGTGTCGACCAAACCGATTGAGGCCGTTTTGAGCGAGATGGGTATTGCCAAAGATGTGGACATATCGGGCGCTGCCGCCGAAATCCTCTATGTACACCGCCAAACGGCCGGGCAGGATATCTACTGGCTCAATAACCGGAGCGACAATACGAACGAAGCGCAGATCAGCTTTCGGGTAACGGGCAAGGTGCCTTTGTTATGGAATCCGCAAACGGGCAAAACTGAAACGGTCTCGTATCAGGTGAAGGGCGACCGCACGGTTATTCCACTGCGATTCGAGTCGTGGGATGCGTATTTTATCGTATTTGGCGATAAGACTCCCGCAATGGCTTACACAAAACCAGCCATTAAGGAGTCGGCGGTGGCGCGGATGGACGGTGCGTGGAATATCCGTTTTCAGGATGGGCGGGGCGCTCCGCAAGGGGCCTCTTTCAATAAACTAGCGTCGTGGACAGACAACACCGATGCCGGAATAAAGTACTTCTCTGGCACGGCCAGCTACGAGAAGTCATTCGAGTTAGCGAACCTCAGTAAAGAAGCAGCGTATATGTTGGATCTGGGCGATGTGAAGAACATGGCCGAAGTAATCGTAAACGGTAAAAACATGGGTATCGTCTGGAAAAAGCCCTTCTGTCTGCCCATCACCGGTGCTCTGAAGACAGGTACCAACACCGTACAGATCAAGGTGACGAACCTCTGGGTAAACCGGTTGATAGGTGATGCGCAGCCGGGTGTAACGAACAAAATAACGTTCACGACTATCCCGTTCTACCGTGCCGATTCGCCCCTGTTGCCGTCGGGTCTGTTGGGGCCGGTACAGGTACTGTTGGCTAGGCCCTGAATTGGGTCTATGACGAAGCAAGCTCCTGCTCGCCAAACAGCACTGTTTGGTGGGCAGGAGCTTATCATTTAAAAAGTAACCCGTTACTCAAAAATAAGGCTGCCTGATTCACACGGCCTTGTCTAATATAATCAGGCGTATCACCACATAAAGGCTGTCAGGAAAAAAACTTGTCAACGCAGGTATCGTTTACACTAGTATTAAACAAAGCCGGATGTCAACCCGTGTGCAGGGCGAACGGGAATTTTTCCATCGCTATCGGGACGGCTGCCCGTAACGGGCAACCTAAAATACCGGCACATCCAGCGCGTTGACAAGACCAGACAACTCTATGAGTATACGTAAAATTGCCCTCGTGGTTGGTGCCAGCGGAATTACCGGTAGTACTCTTGCCCACGAGCTAATCAATCAGGGATGGTTGACCTACGGACTAGCGCGGAACCCCAACCATGAAATCACCGATTTGCAGCCCGTAGCCGCCGATTTGTTACGCCCGGATAGCCTGCAGACGGCGCTATCGACGATTAACCCAACTCATGTGTTTTTTACGAGCTGGATGCGTAACGAGACAGAAGCCGAAAACATTCGGGTAAACAGCACCATGGTCCGTAATCTGCTGGACGCCTTAGCACCTAAAAAGTCGGTGCAGCACGTGGCGCTGGTTACCGGCCTGAAGCATTATTTAGGGCCTTTCGATGCCTATGCTAAGGATGGCTTTTTGCCGGAAACCCCCTTGCGGGAAGAGCACCCTCGCCTTGACATCGAGAACTTCTACTACGCCCAGGAGGATGAAGTATATGCCGCTGCCGCCCGGGATGGCTTCACCTGGAGCATCCATCGCCCGCATACCGTTATCGGGAAAGCCGTTGGAAACATGATGAACATGGGAAGCACCCTGGCCGTTTATGCTACCCTGTGCCAGGCCAGTGGACGGCCCTTTCGCTGGCCTGGTTCCAAAGCCCAGTGGGAAGGTCTTTCGGATGTGACCGACGCCCGTGTACTGGCCAAACACCTGATCTGGGCCGCTACCACCGAAGCTGCCCAAAATGAAGCCTTTAACATAGTGAACGGAGATGTGTTCCGCTGGAGCTGGTTATGGAAGCGAATTGCCGACTGGTTCGGTATAGAAGCCGTTGGCTTCGACGGCACCGTTCATCCGCTAGAAGAGGAACTGGCAAACGATGGTCCACTTTGGCAGCAAATCGCCGAAAAGCAGCAGTTGGTTGAACACAACCTAAACCGGGTGGCGTCTGCCTGGCATACGGATCTTGACCTGGGGAGACCCATTGAGGTAATGACCGACATGTCGAAAAGTCGTAAACTTGGTTTCCTGGTCTTTCAGCGAACAGATGAGTCGTTCTTTGACCTTTTTGAACAACTACGGGCTGATCGCATAATTCCCGCCAATGGCGAAATCCGCCAGCCTGAACTCGTTTAGAAAAACACATTTATCAAGCTAAAATCGTATGATTAACACAAAAAGTTATGCCGCTCAGACCAAAGAATCGGCACTGGCACCCTGGAACTTTGACCGACGCGATGTTGGCCCGCACGATGTGCAGTTCGATATTACGT is a window of Spirosoma linguale DSM 74 DNA encoding:
- a CDS encoding coagulation factor 5/8 type domain protein (PFAM: coagulation factor 5/8 type domain protein; glycoside hydrolase family 2 sugar binding~KEGG: hypothetical protein), which produces MKHLASLCIIIPLVVQTSFGQVKKQNLPGTGGINTLQQQFITPPDAAKPRVWWHWMNGNITKEGIQKDLEWMKRVGIGGFQNFDASLMTPNVVPKKLVFMTPEWKDAFRFTTELARKLQLEMAIAGSPGWSVTGGPWVPPGDAMKKYVWTETRVAGGKAFAGKLPQPAATTGNFQHIPLPTGGGGFGGTVGILPTFYQDAAVIAYRLPENETPLSSLNPKVTSSGGTFNLAELTDGDLTNARPLPPLEVGQDMWIQYEFDRPQTFKALTIVGATSGGALAEFTGAPNNRALQVSDDGINFREVRAIPGSTVAQSTLSFPSTTAKYFRFTFKTLPPAGNRFAALMGGEDKPGKPEGVSVAELMLHNTDRIDKVEEKAGFSPWWEEKLPAASTAADAILVENVVDLTSKMNADGSLNWTAPAGEWVVVRLGYSLTGRQNHPASPEATGLEVDKLDKVAVRKYIDTYLDMYKDATGGQMGKQGLEYMVLDSYEAGAMTWTKAMPDEFAKRRGYSLIPWLPVLTGRVVKSIDASEKFLWDYRRTIGELISDNHYDVIGDALHQRGMKRYTESHENKRIYLADGMDVKRNADIPMSAMWTPGSLGQGSNEEPRSQADIRESASVAHIYGQNLVAAESMTSVGNAFSFHPEKLKRTADLEMASGLNRFVVHTSVHQPLDDKMPGFSLGPFGQYFTRHETWAEPAKAWTSYLGRSCFLLQQGKPVVDVLYYYGENNNITQLCATKLPDFPSGYEYDFVNATALRTALRVEGGKIVARSGQPYRLLVLDASARYMTLPTLKKLGELVKAGMHVTGTKPEQSPSLSDNPAEFTALVNQIWNQPTVSTKPIEAVLSEMGIAKDVDISGAAAEILYVHRQTAGQDIYWLNNRSDNTNEAQISFRVTGKVPLLWNPQTGKTETVSYQVKGDRTVIPLRFESWDAYFIVFGDKTPAMAYTKPAIKESAVARMDGAWNIRFQDGRGAPQGASFNKLASWTDNTDAGIKYFSGTASYEKSFELANLSKEAAYMLDLGDVKNMAEVIVNGKNMGIVWKKPFCLPITGALKTGTNTVQIKVTNLWVNRLIGDAQPGVTNKITFTTIPFYRADSPLLPSGLLGPVQVLLARP
- a CDS encoding NAD-dependent epimerase/dehydratase (PFAM: NAD-dependent epimerase/dehydratase; Male sterility domain~KEGG: msl:Msil_2129 NAD-dependent epimerase/dehydratase), with the protein product MSIRKIALVVGASGITGSTLAHELINQGWLTYGLARNPNHEITDLQPVAADLLRPDSLQTALSTINPTHVFFTSWMRNETEAENIRVNSTMVRNLLDALAPKKSVQHVALVTGLKHYLGPFDAYAKDGFLPETPLREEHPRLDIENFYYAQEDEVYAAAARDGFTWSIHRPHTVIGKAVGNMMNMGSTLAVYATLCQASGRPFRWPGSKAQWEGLSDVTDARVLAKHLIWAATTEAAQNEAFNIVNGDVFRWSWLWKRIADWFGIEAVGFDGTVHPLEEELANDGPLWQQIAEKQQLVEHNLNRVASAWHTDLDLGRPIEVMTDMSKSRKLGFLVFQRTDESFFDLFEQLRADRIIPANGEIRQPELV